From Cataglyphis hispanica isolate Lineage 1 chromosome 3, ULB_Chis1_1.0, whole genome shotgun sequence, a single genomic window includes:
- the LOC126859467 gene encoding uncharacterized protein LOC126859467, translating into MAYVNVAEWKTDQVCEWLKGLDNSILPYVHSFMNHSVNGQQLLSLQPEDLEHLGVLKLGHQEIILEAVEYLRNFHYELDRENLQLLALRLSCQAHSLYNELSRQTDSKPVTTQTLSDVASVVMAVKPLVRWLDCPPFCGQLEYNDKKVELMKLSLEMATCAQRDRFAEKPIEEIRTTCEQLAKLADYIIQDTDDPMILQPAILDLATLKKKSGDDLGFYILPSFHGVHQIAEIKFGSAAHQCGKMEEGDEIVQVNYQTVVGWERKNLLELFRESPAEILLTLKRRPRHTKVYGQIYIKPYRLPSNKKTSYTTRWQHNLPSPRPELLTIPDFTMPLPRHMPKNPSPEPASILDTVNMLDTMATDSSDSDSEVEPPLSTRLYSAKPRNLVQRRATITGASPTSKHGIDIEQFWKELKQEHSTTFQLRDKAASCAHGLDNVLPVVNIRPQTCLGLESAKKRKKTDEQAQDKKVQFEEKLADIESTHPNDAKRTIHNVRERVTPMQSCDDGTNVNKDSNNKEQILTDNVNNSNNISDTTVPLDECNNFIGDTCSIDKNASDILEIGVQYNKERGKLDKSYSTPAYDLSDTEDKEDRHSALFQNPFCKLDLPAHCSNNVPSGASTKTDVCMYTVDHGKLKNMNGDQETSVSKMCDGNVARKISDIEKQIAHENAEEQVSVFGVPKELDSRKNIIRITINDVSPTNNYIEEKNQSNIECNIGEMNMNTCNDKHSVTELSSECKKDIVNKLYSGAICSTNLADKCENIVCNNSEISNSEEAYTGSSNSNSSSNSSNSIERDETLQKFDKILQTVDCALTQHAKLLEKKSSMIVREEDSIKTRMSPSNNVKSSIEDDLPNVSMMQISGKLQAKEIKSANSPLPQAIVQSCRYIDLPKIESVRKLENKSHITPPEPPPRKYYTKHAAVTDLKLNTAPKIPNTLEKPQVPERPRIRRDLRKVDNLNLSVNHIRSNSDCQNRENSSFDVTENSIDFIERRITNLNDQKFTQSDTSLYNENINKQSREDKYSFEKYEPFIEKFACSSQSITDCYKSGHSPRNVECPDGATHSKQMISLDLKAKSSEKDKSFEKSVVNRAMMVARSIGLHGSLSKSNSSPRSSRKRNMLLAKRRNVSVKDVGSGDLEGWLIYRSRGAGGAWARAWFVLKCSSLYRFKTQDSTKADCLIVLTGFTVSPAAEVKSRKFAFKVYHTGTVFYFAADAEDSLILWLDAVSKGTLGADTHNQTIGLFSETDESDSEIHKSKIKCILESKSNLEKNSFGSLKKVVRKDNGSFKDHHEISGASLDRKYLKFLGARNQNMPVPTAQFRSYRRVLPTSTPNKKEDSNSNSLDLQMTIAGSTFYGLSSSQSAMDMLTPSSNQDMGDYRRATDRSVDSHNRRPDDLQSFNMEEFMLSHQNEDQQRSSTINRSLSPRATLLTGDHVHVEHRNLNNNAAYGEQIRHLNDTFLNNDIGYIYGRTNNEISRSNSAMHAHSRNVHEHTMRQFSGDCLVTTRSESKGDCINDKSCNKHTVVGQKRIWDPSGSAQKRRTQELANVQQARYAGDLNHWRSPMSSPVNKHDSPGYSRDYEHNTHGQSSNHENYQTHDCLPSRNIGALIEDFKTVPKRLIRNDDYSGSSSDLASHTFEAQQRINNITINRKGSFNLTNRHDNSSDKHWLDSLRRGGDKKGLNYDQNRLKNVAQYQPPPITAPFEQESMKAAFEMHLDKSDQMQKGNRLKNLFGTKQQKPCTLDLPKDAQKTILGSPRLHRALFRDKCSNQSQHRLSTRSGSQSPGDSGISQSHSSFSGNSPSQTLSQSFSSVSSVSDWSPDVTTPSNILKYGSGYLSGHRGLTNSTRSSLAPPMLPYIPPPTSPPPDYPGLEYPPIFEPGTYSLSDASLLRNRNKNSQDTTQ; encoded by the exons aTGGCGTATGTCAATGTAGCCGAGTGGAAGACGGATCAGGTGTGCGAGTGGCTGAAAG GTTTAGATAATTCCATACTTCCCTATGTCCATAGTTTTATGAATCATAGTGTTAATGGACAACAATTACTGAGTTTACAACCAGAGGATTTGGAACATTTGGGTGTACTAAAACTTGGGCATCAAGAAATTATACTTGAGGCTGTGGAGTATCtgagaaattttcattatgaaCTGGACAGAGAAAATCTGCAATTACTGGCACTGCGACTTTCATGCCAAGCACATAGCTTATATAATGAATTGTCTCGTCAAACTGATTCAAAGCCTGTTACAACTCAAACATTATCAGATGTAGCATCGGTTGTGATGGCAGTAAAACCTCTAGTGAGATGGTTAGATTGTCCTCCGTTTTGTGGACAATTGGAATATAATGACAAGAAGGTTGAGTTGATGAAACTATCTTTGGAAATGGCTACATGTGCACAAAGAGATAGATTTGCTGAGAAGCCGATCGAAGAGATCAGAACAACTTGTGAACAACTGGCAAAATTAgcagattatattattcaagatACTGATGATCCTATGATTCTACAGCCTGCCATCTTAGATCTAGctacattaaaaaagaaatctggCGATGATTTG ggtttttatattttaccatCTTTTCACGGAGTACATCAGATAGCTGAAATCAAGTTTGGATCTGCCGCACACCAGTGTGGTAAAATGGAAGAAGGTGATGAGATAGTTCAG GTAAATTATCAAACGGTAGTTGGTtgggagagaaagaatttgCTTGAATTATTTCGTGAGAGCCCAGCAGAAATTCTCTTGACTCTAAAACGTAGGCCGAGGCATACTAAAGTTTATgggcaaatttatataaaaccatATAGACTTCCAAGTAACAAAAAAACCTCTTACACAACACGATGGCAACATAATCTTCCATCCCCTAGACcagaattattaacaataccTGATTTTACAATGCCATTACCTAG ACATATGCCAAAGAATCCCAGTCCGGAACCAGCGAGTATTTTAGATACGGTTAATATGTTGGATACAATGGCCACAGATAGCAGTGATTCGGACAGCGAGGTAGAACCGCCTCTTTCTACCCGCCTGTATTCCGCAAAACCGAGAAATTTAGTTCAAAGGCGAGCTACGATAACGGGTGCCAGTCCTACATCGAAACACGGTATCGATATCGAACAATTTTGGAAGGAACTAAAACAAGAGCACAGTACGACCTTTCAGTTGCGCGACAAAGCAGCATCCTGCGCCCATGGTTTGGATAATGTATTACCGGTGGTAAATATACGACCACAAACGTGTTTAGGATTAGAATCGgcaaaaaagaggaaaaagactGATGAACAAGCACAAGATAAGAAAGTAcagtttgaagaaaaattggcCGACATTGAAAGCACTCATCCGAATGATGCGAAGAGAACGATTCACAATGTAAGGGAAAGAGTTACTCCTATGCAAAGCTGCGATGACGGCACAAACGTAAATAAAGATAGCAATAATAAGGAACAAATATTAACGGATAATGTCAAcaatagcaataatataagTGATACAACTGTGCCTTTGGatgaatgtaataattttatcggcgATACATGTAGTATTGATAAAAACGCGTCGGATATCTTGGAGATCGGCGTACAGTATAATAAAGAACGCggtaaattagataaaagcTACAGCACGCCTGCGTATGATCTGTCTGACACCGAGGATAAGGAAGATAGACATTCAGCGCTTTTTCAGAATCCATTTTGTAAGTTAGATTTACCTGCTCATTGTTCGAACAATGTACCAAGTGGTGCTTCAACAAAGACTGATGTTTGTATGTATACTGTTGATCACggaaaattgaagaatatgaATGGAGATCAAGAAACTTCCGTATCCAAGATGTGCGATGGTAATGTTGCGCGAAAAATTAGCGACATCGAGAAACAAATAGCGCATGAAAATGCGGAGGAACAAGTAAGTGTCTTCGGAGTGCCTAAGGAATTAGATTCACGTAAGAATATTATACGCATTACGATAAATGATGTGAGTcctactaataattatatagaagagAAAAACCAAAGCAATATCGAATGTAATATAGGGGAAATGAACATGAATACATGTAATGATAAGCATTCAGTCACTGAGTTAAGTAGTGAATGCAAAAAAGATATCGTAAACAAACTCTATTCTGGAGCTATTTGTTCAACAAATTTGGCAGacaaatgtgaaaatattgtttgcaaTAATTCGGAAATATCAAACAGTGAAGAAGCATACACTGGTAGtagtaatagtaatagtagtaGTAATAGCAGCAACAGCATTGAAAGAGACGAAACATTGCAAAAATTcgacaaaattttgcaaacagTCGATTGCGCCTTAACTCAGCATGCAAAATTGCTTGAGAAAAAGTCTTCCATGATAGTAAGAGAAGAGGATTCTATCAAGACAAGGATGTCACCAAGCAATAATGTCAAATCTTCTATCGAGGACGATCTACCGAATGTTTCGATGATGCAAATTAGTGGAAAACTACAAGctaaagagataaaatctgCGAATTCGCCTTTGCCACAAGCTATAGTACAATCTTGCCGTTATATAGATTTACCGAAGATCGAGTCCGTTAGAAAACTCGAAAATAAATCTCATATAACACCGCCAGAACCACCGCCTCGTAAGTATTATACGAAACACGCGGCGGTGACAgacttgaaattaaatacagCTCCAAAAATTCCGAACACTTTGGAAAAACCTCAAGTTCCAGAGAGACCCAGAATAAGACGAGACTTAAGAAAAGTAGATAACTTGAATTTATCTGTGAATCACATCAGAAGCAATTCAGATTGTCAAAATAGGGAAAATTCGTCCTTTGATGTTACAGAAAATTCAATTGATTTTATCGAACGACGTATTACAAATCTAAATGATCAAAAGTTTACCCAATCCGATACTtcgttatataatgaaaatatcaataaacaatcaagagaagataaatattcttttgaaaaatacgaGCCGTTTATCGAAAAGTTCGCTTGCTCGAGTCAATCTATAACAGACTGTTATAAATCTGGTCATTCTCCTCGCAATGTCGAGTGTCCCGATGGTGCGACACACTCGAAACAAATGATATCTTTAGATCTAAAAGCGAAATCATCGgagaaagataaaagtttCGAGAAAAGTGTTGTTAATAGAGCTATGATGGTAGCTAGAAGTATTGGTTTACATGGTAGTTTGAGCAAATCTAATAGCAGCCCGAGAAGTAGCAGAAAACGTAATATGTTATTGGCAA AGAGAAGAAATGTATCTGTAAAAGACGTTGGTAGTGGTGATTTAGAAGGATGGCTGATATATCGAAGCAGAGGAGCAGGCGGCGCATGGGCAAGGGCTTGGTTCGTGTTAAAGTGTTCATCATTGTACAG gttTAAAACACAGGACAGTACAAAAGCCGACTGTTTGATCGTGTTAACGGGTTTCACCGTATCGCCAGCTGCCGAAGTAAAATCGAGAAAGTTTGCCTTCAAGGTATATCATACGGGAACGGTATTTTACTTTGCCGCTGATGCCGAGGATTCATTGATTCTATGGCTAGACGCGGTCAGTAAAGGCACTCTGGGCGCAGATACCCACAATCAGACCATTGGACTTTTCAGCGAAACCGATGAAAGCGACAGTGAGATTCACAAGAGCAAGATAAAGTGTATTCTGGAATCTAAATCAAACCTGGAAAAGAATTCGTTTGGTTCTTTGAAAAAAGTCGTGCGAAAGGATAACGGATCGTTTAAAGATCATCACGAAATTAGTGGGGCAAGCTTggatcgaaaatatttaaagtttctcGGCGCTAGAAATCAAAATATGCCCGTTCCTACAGCGCAATTTAGAAGTTACAGAAGAGTACTTCCCACATCGACGCCAAATAA aaaagaagATTCCAATTCAAATTCCTTGGATTTGCAAATGACTATCGCAGGTAGCACATTTTATGGATTAAGCAGTTCACAGAGTGCTATGGATATGTTGACTCCGTCAAGCAATCAAGACATGGGTGATTACCGGCGTGCTACGGATag ATCTGTCGATAGCCATAATAGAAGACCGGATGATTTGCAAAGCTTTAATATGGAAGAATTCATGTTGTCTCATCAGAATGAGGATCAACAACGCTCAAGTACGATAAATAGATCGTTATCTCCCCGTGCGACTCTTTTAACTGGTGATCACGTGCATGTAGAGCACAGAAACTTGAATAATAACGCGGCTTACGGCGAGCAAATAAGACATTTGAACGATACATTCTTGAACAATGACATTGGCTATATTTATGGCAGGACTAACAATGAAATATCAAGAAGTAATAGCGCTATGCACGCTCATTCGAGGAATGTGCACGAGCATACGATGCGTCAATTCAGCGGGGACTGTTTAGTTACTACCCGATCTGAGAGCAAAGGGGATTGCATAAATGATAAATCTTGTAACAAGCACACGGTAGTCggacaaaaaagaatatggGATCCATCCGGTTCCGCACAAAAGAGAAGAACGCAGGAGCTTGCGAACGTTCAGCAGGCAAGATACGCAGGCGATTTGAATCATTGGAGAAGCCCAATGAGTAGCCCTGTAAATAAACATGATTCTCCGGGTTATAGTAGAGATTACGAACATAATACACATGGGCAATCTTCCAATCACGAAAACTACCAGACGCACGATTGTCTTCCGTCCAGGAACATCGGTGCCTTGATAGAAGATTTCAAGACTGTACCAAAACGACTCATTAGAAACGATG actaTTCTGGATCTAGTAGCGATCTCGCGAGTCACACATTCGAGGCACAACAacgcataaataatataacaattaatcgAAAAGGGAGTTTCAATCTCACTAATCGTCATGACAATTCTTCCGATAAACACTGGCTAGACTCATTAAGACGTGGCGGCGACAAGAAAGGCTTGAATTATGATCAGAATCGTTTAAAAAACGTCGCGCAATATCAACCACCACCTATAACGGCACCTTTCGAACAAGAAAGTATGAAAGCAGCGTTTGAAATGCATTTGGATAAGAGCGATCAAATGCAGAAGGGAAatcgtttgaaaaatttattcggcACCAAACAACAAAAGCCTTGTACTTTGGATCTTCCTAAAGATGCTCAAAAAACCATATTAG GCTCGCCGAGATTACATAGAGCGCTATTTCGGGACAAATGTTCTAATCAATCGCAGCATCGATTGTCCACGCGTTCCGGTAGTCAAAGTCCTGGTGATAGTGGAATCAGTCAATCTCATAGTTCTTTCAGTGGCAATAGTCCTTCCCAGACATTGAGTCAAAGTTTCAGTTCGGTCAGCTCAGTCAGTGATTGGAGTCCGGACGTAACAACACCATCtaacatattaaaa TATGGTAGTGGATATTTATCTGGTCACAGGGGTCTTACCAATTCTACCAGGAGCTCGTTGGCACCTCCAATGTTACCATATATACCACCGCCAACATCTCCACCACCCGATTATCCTGGCTTAGAATATCCGCCGATATTCGAGCCCGGTACTTACTCTCTTTCGGATGCATCGTTGCTGCGCAATCGCAATAAAAATAGTCAAGACACAACTCAATAA